From Anopheles funestus chromosome 3RL, idAnoFuneDA-416_04, whole genome shotgun sequence, a single genomic window includes:
- the LOC125771773 gene encoding protein argonaute-2 isoform X49, with product MGKKKPQNIVLGAIGQQAGPQQQPGPQQQHPEGSQQQQQQHPQGSQQQQRPQQHPEGSQQQKGPKQQPQGSQQQKGSKQHQQGSQQQKGPKQHQQGSQQQKGPKQHQQGSQQPAWHQQQKGPQQQQQAWSQQQPQGSQQQPEQFKRKDKDGQAPKKQPDPTGPTTSEVPRPGSAVHRDASVSSAKSSGSGDGSLRPIEENLQQMRIAKEKIRRTDLRPVLMRSGTQGTRGKKVTVEANFFRLLLDKLKGVAYHYDVAIEPDRPKKFLRGVFAQFCKNSYPGVLFAYDGQKSAYTTRKLSDMKGKVVYQPDDGGRAKEYTVQVKEAAQLDLAVLKTYMNSKDASFAKPMSAIQCLDVVLRCAYENNPNFVRFKRCVYMVPSNSIDIGKGHELWYGLFQSAVLGSRPYINLDVSHKAFPCASPLLKVISDFNRGNLDQLNRWVVDELQTFLKGMDVVYKNPSGITKRMRCNGLRDPANQQMFKMDDGTRLSVADYFARHLNYRLRYPNLPVVHVGSTVRSVYVPAELCDIPGGQALTKNHPEECTRDIIRYAATNTQTRKQKIVGLASQIQYNSCPTLLDFGIGVGKDFEQVPARIIDAPPIEYARNEKIAPRSGVWRAEGKNFLQPSTELSRKSLRWRILNLDGYTNEATVKKFGEMLQQQAIRCNVQMEPFDMGSTYVLVRNPANALRDIGTLLEGIKQANPAITIVILPSRGDAYAKVKQKAELASERIGLLTQCVKGMTVAKKSTDMSTLNNIMLKINAKTNGANHCISQAAVPPLGRGNVMYIGADVTHPLSDDVPSVVGVTALYDTIGFRYNCSVRLQGARDEMIRDLENIVHRQLQLYEQYNKVLPERIMYYRDGVSDGQFSEILTIELQALHAAIARVKPGYKPAVTFIVVQKRHHTRFFPHGNCPSDGKNCNVPPGTVVDSEITLPNRYEFYLVSHAAVQGVAKPTKYVVLYDDSSCNPDHLQALTYNLCHLFARCNRSVSYPAPTYYAHLAAYRGRVYIKDRRINMNNLDAAYRDIQIISSVTDTNPMFFV from the exons TACTTGGAGCCATTGGGCAGCAAGCAGGACCGCAACAGCAACCAGGACCTCAGCAGCAACATCCGGAAGgttcacagcagcagcagcagcagcatccgcAAGgttcacagcagcagcaaagacCTCAACAACACCCGGAAGGATcgcagcaacaaaaaggacCTAAGCAACAGCCGCAAGGTTCTCAGCAACAAAAAGGATCTAAGCAACACCAGCAAG gttcgcagcaacaaaaaggacctaagcaacatcagcaag GTTcgcagcaacaaaaaggacCTAAGCAACACCAGCAAGGTTCACAACAGCCAGCATGgcatcagcaacaaaaaggacctcagcaacagcagcaagcaTGGTCTCAGCAACAACCGCAAGGTTCGCAGCAGCAACCTGAGCAGTTCAAGAGAAAAGACAAAGATGGCCAAGCGCCGAAAAAGCAACCAGATCCCACAGGGCCTACTACATCAGAAGTACCACGGCCTGGCAGTGCAGTACACCGTGACGCATCTGTTTCGTCTGCGAAATCCAGCGGCTCCGGCGATGGTTCCCTTCGGCCCATCGAAGAAAATCTGCAACAGATGCGCATCGCGAAGGAAAAGATTCGCCGAACAGACCTGCGACCGGTATTGATGCGCAGCGGAACTCAAGGTACTCGCGGCAAAAAGGTTACGGTAGAAGCCAACTTCTTCCGGCTTCTGCTCGACAAGCTGAAGGGTGTGGCGTACCACTATGATGTGGCAATTGAACCGGATCGGCCAAAGAAGTTTCTGCGCGGAGTATTTGCCCAGTTCTGCAAGAATAGCTATCCGGGTGTATTATTTGCGTACGATGGACAAAAGAGTGCCTACACGACGCGCAAGCTAAGCGACATGAAGGGCAAGGTGGTGTATCAACCAGACGATGGGGGCAGAGCAAAAGAGTACACCGTGCAGGTGAAGGAGGCGGCCCAGCTCGATCTGGCTGTGCTTAAAAC ATACATGAACTCGAAAGATGCCTCGTTCGCCAAACCGATGAGCGCCATTCAGTGTCTGGATGTGGTGTTGCGCTGCGCCTATGAGAACAATCCCAACTTTGTGCGG TTTAAAAGATGCGTGTACATGGTTCCAAGCAATAGCATCGACATCGGCAAAGGACACGAACTGTGGTACGGTTTGTTCCAGTCGGCCGTGCTCGGTTCGCGGCCCTACATCAATTTGGACGTTTCACACAAAGCGTTCCCGTGCGCGTCCCCTCTGCTGAAGGTGATCAGCGACTTCAACCGTGGTAACCTGGATCAACTAAACAGGTGGGTGGTGGACGAGCTGCAAACCTTCCTGAAGGGTATGGACGTGGTTTACAAAAACCCGTCGGGCATTACGAAACGAATGCGATGCAATGGTTTGCGCGACCCTGCCAACCAACAGATGTTCAAAATGGACGATGGGACGCGTCTGTCGGTGGCGGATTATTTCGCCAGACACCTAAACTATCGACTACGCTACCCAAATCTTCCCGTCGTGCATGTCGGTAGTACCGTGCGTTCGGTGTACGTACCGGCCGAACTCTGCGATATACCAGGCGGACAGGCCTTGACCAAAAATCATCCGGAGGAATGTACCCGTGATATAATTCGCTACGCCGCAACCAATACGCAGACACGAAAGCAAAAGATTGTTGGCCTAGCGTCACAGATTCAGTACAACTCATGTCCGACACTGTTGGACTTTGGCATCGGCGTCGGTAAGGATTTCGAGCAGGTGCCGGCGCGCATCATCGATGCCCCACCGATCGAGTATGCGAGGAACGAGAAGATTGCTCCCCGGTCTGGTGTCTGGCGGGCGGAGGGTAAGAACTTTCTTCAACCCAGCACGGAACTGAGCCGAAAGTCGCTGCGCTGGCGTATACTGAACCTGGATGGATACACAAATGAAGCCACGGTGAAGAAGTTCGGAGAAATGTTGCAGCAGCAGGCTATACGATGCAACGTACAGATGGAACCGTTCGACATGGGCAGTACATACGTGTTGGTGCGTAACCCTGCTAATGCTCTGCGCGATATCGGTACACTGCTAGAAGGCATCAAGCAAGCAAATCCTGCGATCACGATTGTAATATTACCAAGTCGTGGTGATGCGTACGCGAAGGTTAAACAGAAGGCAGAGCTAGCCAGTGAGCGTATCGGCTTGCTGACACAGTGTGTAAAGGGTATGACGGTCGCAAAGAAGAGTACCGACATGAGCACTCTCAACAACATCATGTTGAAG ATAAACGCCAAAACAAATGGCGCAAACCACTGCATTTCGCAAGCCGCGGTACCACCATTGGGACGCGGAAATGTCATGTACATCGGTGCGGACGTCACACATCCACTCAGTGACGATGTACCGAGTGTGGTTGGTGTGACAGCGCTGTACGATACGATCGGTTTCCGGTACAATTGCAGCGTTCGGCTGCAAGGTGCGCGGGATGAAATGATCCGAGATCTGGAGAACATTGTGCACCGACAGCTGCAGCTGTACGAACAGTACAACAAAGTACTGCCGGAACGCATCATGTACTATCGCGACGGTGTGTCGGATGGGCAGTTTTCCGAAATTCTCACAATCGAGCTGCAGGCACTGCACGCAGCTATAGCGCGCGTCAAACCCGGCTACAAACCTGCGGTTACCTTCATCGTCGTGCAGAAGCGCCATCATACGCGATTCTTCCCACACGGTAACTGCCCGTCAGATGGCAAAAACTGTAATGTACCACCTGGTACGGTCGTCGACAGCGAGATCACGTTGCCGAATCGTTACGAATTCTATCTCGTGAGCCATGCGGCCGTGCAGGGTGTTGCCAAACCGACCAAGTACGTCGTGCTCTATGATGATTCATCCTGTAATCCGGATCACCTGCAAGCATTGACTTACAATCTGTGTCATCTGTTTGCACGGTGCAACCGGTCGGTTTCCTATCCGGCACCGACCTATTATGCCCATCTGGCGGCATACCGTGGTCGAGTGTACATTAAAGA TCGGCGCATTAACATGAATAATTTGGATGCAGCTTACCGGGACATTCAAATTATTTCCAGCGTCACTGATACTAATCCCATGTTCTTCGTAtaa
- the LOC125771773 gene encoding protein argonaute-2 isoform X15, which translates to MGKKKPQNIVLGAIGQQAGPQQQPGPQQQHPEGSQQQQQQHPQGSQQQQRPQQHPEGSQQQKGPKQQPQGSQQQKGSKQHQQGSQQQPQGSQQQKGPQQHQQGSQQQKEPKQHQQGSQQQKGPQQHQQGSQQQKGPKQHQQGSQQPAWPQQQKGPQQQQQGSQQPAWPQQHPQGSQQQKGPKQHQQGSQQPAWHQQQKGPQQQQQAWSQQQPQGSQQQPEQFKRKDKDGQAPKKQPDPTGPTTSEVPRPGSAVHRDASVSSAKSSGSGDGSLRPIEENLQQMRIAKEKIRRTDLRPVLMRSGTQGTRGKKVTVEANFFRLLLDKLKGVAYHYDVAIEPDRPKKFLRGVFAQFCKNSYPGVLFAYDGQKSAYTTRKLSDMKGKVVYQPDDGGRAKEYTVQVKEAAQLDLAVLKTYMNSKDASFAKPMSAIQCLDVVLRCAYENNPNFVRFKRCVYMVPSNSIDIGKGHELWYGLFQSAVLGSRPYINLDVSHKAFPCASPLLKVISDFNRGNLDQLNRWVVDELQTFLKGMDVVYKNPSGITKRMRCNGLRDPANQQMFKMDDGTRLSVADYFARHLNYRLRYPNLPVVHVGSTVRSVYVPAELCDIPGGQALTKNHPEECTRDIIRYAATNTQTRKQKIVGLASQIQYNSCPTLLDFGIGVGKDFEQVPARIIDAPPIEYARNEKIAPRSGVWRAEGKNFLQPSTELSRKSLRWRILNLDGYTNEATVKKFGEMLQQQAIRCNVQMEPFDMGSTYVLVRNPANALRDIGTLLEGIKQANPAITIVILPSRGDAYAKVKQKAELASERIGLLTQCVKGMTVAKKSTDMSTLNNIMLKINAKTNGANHCISQAAVPPLGRGNVMYIGADVTHPLSDDVPSVVGVTALYDTIGFRYNCSVRLQGARDEMIRDLENIVHRQLQLYEQYNKVLPERIMYYRDGVSDGQFSEILTIELQALHAAIARVKPGYKPAVTFIVVQKRHHTRFFPHGNCPSDGKNCNVPPGTVVDSEITLPNRYEFYLVSHAAVQGVAKPTKYVVLYDDSSCNPDHLQALTYNLCHLFARCNRSVSYPAPTYYAHLAAYRGRVYIKDRRINMNNLDAAYRDIQIISSVTDTNPMFFV; encoded by the exons TACTTGGAGCCATTGGGCAGCAAGCAGGACCGCAACAGCAACCAGGACCTCAGCAGCAACATCCGGAAGgttcacagcagcagcagcagcagcatccgcAAGgttcacagcagcagcaaagacCTCAACAACACCCGGAAGGATcgcagcaacaaaaaggacCTAAGCAACAGCCGCAAGGTTCTCAGCAACAAAAAGGATCTAAGCAACACCAGCAAGGTTCGCAGCAACAACCACAGGGTTCTCAGCAACAAAAAGGACCTCAGCAACACCAGCAAGGTTCGCAGCAGCAAAAAGAACCTAAGCAACATCAGCAAGgttcgcaacaacaaaaaggacctcagcaacaccagcaaggttcgcagcaacaaaaaggacCTAAGCAACACCAGCAAG gtTCACAGCAGCCAGCATGGCCTCAGCAACAAAAAGGAcctcagcaacagcagcaaggtTCACAGCAGCCAGCATGGCCTCAGCAACATCCGCAAGGTTcgcagcaacaaaaaggacCTAAGCAACACCAGCAAGGTTCACAACAGCCAGCATGgcatcagcaacaaaaaggacctcagcaacagcagcaagcaTGGTCTCAGCAACAACCGCAAGGTTCGCAGCAGCAACCTGAGCAGTTCAAGAGAAAAGACAAAGATGGCCAAGCGCCGAAAAAGCAACCAGATCCCACAGGGCCTACTACATCAGAAGTACCACGGCCTGGCAGTGCAGTACACCGTGACGCATCTGTTTCGTCTGCGAAATCCAGCGGCTCCGGCGATGGTTCCCTTCGGCCCATCGAAGAAAATCTGCAACAGATGCGCATCGCGAAGGAAAAGATTCGCCGAACAGACCTGCGACCGGTATTGATGCGCAGCGGAACTCAAGGTACTCGCGGCAAAAAGGTTACGGTAGAAGCCAACTTCTTCCGGCTTCTGCTCGACAAGCTGAAGGGTGTGGCGTACCACTATGATGTGGCAATTGAACCGGATCGGCCAAAGAAGTTTCTGCGCGGAGTATTTGCCCAGTTCTGCAAGAATAGCTATCCGGGTGTATTATTTGCGTACGATGGACAAAAGAGTGCCTACACGACGCGCAAGCTAAGCGACATGAAGGGCAAGGTGGTGTATCAACCAGACGATGGGGGCAGAGCAAAAGAGTACACCGTGCAGGTGAAGGAGGCGGCCCAGCTCGATCTGGCTGTGCTTAAAAC ATACATGAACTCGAAAGATGCCTCGTTCGCCAAACCGATGAGCGCCATTCAGTGTCTGGATGTGGTGTTGCGCTGCGCCTATGAGAACAATCCCAACTTTGTGCGG TTTAAAAGATGCGTGTACATGGTTCCAAGCAATAGCATCGACATCGGCAAAGGACACGAACTGTGGTACGGTTTGTTCCAGTCGGCCGTGCTCGGTTCGCGGCCCTACATCAATTTGGACGTTTCACACAAAGCGTTCCCGTGCGCGTCCCCTCTGCTGAAGGTGATCAGCGACTTCAACCGTGGTAACCTGGATCAACTAAACAGGTGGGTGGTGGACGAGCTGCAAACCTTCCTGAAGGGTATGGACGTGGTTTACAAAAACCCGTCGGGCATTACGAAACGAATGCGATGCAATGGTTTGCGCGACCCTGCCAACCAACAGATGTTCAAAATGGACGATGGGACGCGTCTGTCGGTGGCGGATTATTTCGCCAGACACCTAAACTATCGACTACGCTACCCAAATCTTCCCGTCGTGCATGTCGGTAGTACCGTGCGTTCGGTGTACGTACCGGCCGAACTCTGCGATATACCAGGCGGACAGGCCTTGACCAAAAATCATCCGGAGGAATGTACCCGTGATATAATTCGCTACGCCGCAACCAATACGCAGACACGAAAGCAAAAGATTGTTGGCCTAGCGTCACAGATTCAGTACAACTCATGTCCGACACTGTTGGACTTTGGCATCGGCGTCGGTAAGGATTTCGAGCAGGTGCCGGCGCGCATCATCGATGCCCCACCGATCGAGTATGCGAGGAACGAGAAGATTGCTCCCCGGTCTGGTGTCTGGCGGGCGGAGGGTAAGAACTTTCTTCAACCCAGCACGGAACTGAGCCGAAAGTCGCTGCGCTGGCGTATACTGAACCTGGATGGATACACAAATGAAGCCACGGTGAAGAAGTTCGGAGAAATGTTGCAGCAGCAGGCTATACGATGCAACGTACAGATGGAACCGTTCGACATGGGCAGTACATACGTGTTGGTGCGTAACCCTGCTAATGCTCTGCGCGATATCGGTACACTGCTAGAAGGCATCAAGCAAGCAAATCCTGCGATCACGATTGTAATATTACCAAGTCGTGGTGATGCGTACGCGAAGGTTAAACAGAAGGCAGAGCTAGCCAGTGAGCGTATCGGCTTGCTGACACAGTGTGTAAAGGGTATGACGGTCGCAAAGAAGAGTACCGACATGAGCACTCTCAACAACATCATGTTGAAG ATAAACGCCAAAACAAATGGCGCAAACCACTGCATTTCGCAAGCCGCGGTACCACCATTGGGACGCGGAAATGTCATGTACATCGGTGCGGACGTCACACATCCACTCAGTGACGATGTACCGAGTGTGGTTGGTGTGACAGCGCTGTACGATACGATCGGTTTCCGGTACAATTGCAGCGTTCGGCTGCAAGGTGCGCGGGATGAAATGATCCGAGATCTGGAGAACATTGTGCACCGACAGCTGCAGCTGTACGAACAGTACAACAAAGTACTGCCGGAACGCATCATGTACTATCGCGACGGTGTGTCGGATGGGCAGTTTTCCGAAATTCTCACAATCGAGCTGCAGGCACTGCACGCAGCTATAGCGCGCGTCAAACCCGGCTACAAACCTGCGGTTACCTTCATCGTCGTGCAGAAGCGCCATCATACGCGATTCTTCCCACACGGTAACTGCCCGTCAGATGGCAAAAACTGTAATGTACCACCTGGTACGGTCGTCGACAGCGAGATCACGTTGCCGAATCGTTACGAATTCTATCTCGTGAGCCATGCGGCCGTGCAGGGTGTTGCCAAACCGACCAAGTACGTCGTGCTCTATGATGATTCATCCTGTAATCCGGATCACCTGCAAGCATTGACTTACAATCTGTGTCATCTGTTTGCACGGTGCAACCGGTCGGTTTCCTATCCGGCACCGACCTATTATGCCCATCTGGCGGCATACCGTGGTCGAGTGTACATTAAAGA TCGGCGCATTAACATGAATAATTTGGATGCAGCTTACCGGGACATTCAAATTATTTCCAGCGTCACTGATACTAATCCCATGTTCTTCGTAtaa
- the LOC125771773 gene encoding protein argonaute-2 isoform X2: protein MGKKKPQNIVLGAIGQQAGPQQQPGPQQQHPEGSQQQQQQHPQGSQQQQRPQQHPEGSQQQKGPKQQPQGSQQQKGSKQHQQGSQQQPQGSQQQKGPQQHQQGSQQQKEPKQHQQGSQQQKGPQQHQQGSQQQKGPKQHQQGSQQQKGPKQHQQGSQQQKGPQQHQQGSQQQKGPQQQQQGSQQPAWPQQQKGPQQQQQGSQQPAWPQQHPQGSQQQKGPKQHQQGSQQPAWHQQQKGPQQQQQAWSQQQPQGSQQQPEQFKRKDKDGQAPKKQPDPTGPTTSEVPRPGSAVHRDASVSSAKSSGSGDGSLRPIEENLQQMRIAKEKIRRTDLRPVLMRSGTQGTRGKKVTVEANFFRLLLDKLKGVAYHYDVAIEPDRPKKFLRGVFAQFCKNSYPGVLFAYDGQKSAYTTRKLSDMKGKVVYQPDDGGRAKEYTVQVKEAAQLDLAVLKTYMNSKDASFAKPMSAIQCLDVVLRCAYENNPNFVRFKRCVYMVPSNSIDIGKGHELWYGLFQSAVLGSRPYINLDVSHKAFPCASPLLKVISDFNRGNLDQLNRWVVDELQTFLKGMDVVYKNPSGITKRMRCNGLRDPANQQMFKMDDGTRLSVADYFARHLNYRLRYPNLPVVHVGSTVRSVYVPAELCDIPGGQALTKNHPEECTRDIIRYAATNTQTRKQKIVGLASQIQYNSCPTLLDFGIGVGKDFEQVPARIIDAPPIEYARNEKIAPRSGVWRAEGKNFLQPSTELSRKSLRWRILNLDGYTNEATVKKFGEMLQQQAIRCNVQMEPFDMGSTYVLVRNPANALRDIGTLLEGIKQANPAITIVILPSRGDAYAKVKQKAELASERIGLLTQCVKGMTVAKKSTDMSTLNNIMLKINAKTNGANHCISQAAVPPLGRGNVMYIGADVTHPLSDDVPSVVGVTALYDTIGFRYNCSVRLQGARDEMIRDLENIVHRQLQLYEQYNKVLPERIMYYRDGVSDGQFSEILTIELQALHAAIARVKPGYKPAVTFIVVQKRHHTRFFPHGNCPSDGKNCNVPPGTVVDSEITLPNRYEFYLVSHAAVQGVAKPTKYVVLYDDSSCNPDHLQALTYNLCHLFARCNRSVSYPAPTYYAHLAAYRGRVYIKDRRINMNNLDAAYRDIQIISSVTDTNPMFFV, encoded by the exons TACTTGGAGCCATTGGGCAGCAAGCAGGACCGCAACAGCAACCAGGACCTCAGCAGCAACATCCGGAAGgttcacagcagcagcagcagcagcatccgcAAGgttcacagcagcagcaaagacCTCAACAACACCCGGAAGGATcgcagcaacaaaaaggacCTAAGCAACAGCCGCAAGGTTCTCAGCAACAAAAAGGATCTAAGCAACACCAGCAAGGTTCGCAGCAACAACCACAGGGTTCTCAGCAACAAAAAGGACCTCAGCAACACCAGCAAGGTTCGCAGCAGCAAAAAGAACCTAAGCAACATCAGCAAGgttcgcaacaacaaaaaggacctcagcaacaccagcaaggttcgcagcaacaaaaaggacCTAAGCAACACCAGCAAG gttcgcagcaacaaaaaggacctaagcaacatcagcaaggttcgcaacaacaaaaaggaccTCAGCAACACCAGCAAGGTTCTCAGCAACAAAAAGGAcctcagcaacagcagcaaggtTCACAGCAGCCAGCATGGCCTCAGCAACAAAAAGGAcctcagcaacagcagcaaggtTCACAGCAGCCAGCATGGCCTCAGCAACATCCGCAAGGTTcgcagcaacaaaaaggacCTAAGCAACACCAGCAAGGTTCACAACAGCCAGCATGgcatcagcaacaaaaaggacctcagcaacagcagcaagcaTGGTCTCAGCAACAACCGCAAGGTTCGCAGCAGCAACCTGAGCAGTTCAAGAGAAAAGACAAAGATGGCCAAGCGCCGAAAAAGCAACCAGATCCCACAGGGCCTACTACATCAGAAGTACCACGGCCTGGCAGTGCAGTACACCGTGACGCATCTGTTTCGTCTGCGAAATCCAGCGGCTCCGGCGATGGTTCCCTTCGGCCCATCGAAGAAAATCTGCAACAGATGCGCATCGCGAAGGAAAAGATTCGCCGAACAGACCTGCGACCGGTATTGATGCGCAGCGGAACTCAAGGTACTCGCGGCAAAAAGGTTACGGTAGAAGCCAACTTCTTCCGGCTTCTGCTCGACAAGCTGAAGGGTGTGGCGTACCACTATGATGTGGCAATTGAACCGGATCGGCCAAAGAAGTTTCTGCGCGGAGTATTTGCCCAGTTCTGCAAGAATAGCTATCCGGGTGTATTATTTGCGTACGATGGACAAAAGAGTGCCTACACGACGCGCAAGCTAAGCGACATGAAGGGCAAGGTGGTGTATCAACCAGACGATGGGGGCAGAGCAAAAGAGTACACCGTGCAGGTGAAGGAGGCGGCCCAGCTCGATCTGGCTGTGCTTAAAAC ATACATGAACTCGAAAGATGCCTCGTTCGCCAAACCGATGAGCGCCATTCAGTGTCTGGATGTGGTGTTGCGCTGCGCCTATGAGAACAATCCCAACTTTGTGCGG TTTAAAAGATGCGTGTACATGGTTCCAAGCAATAGCATCGACATCGGCAAAGGACACGAACTGTGGTACGGTTTGTTCCAGTCGGCCGTGCTCGGTTCGCGGCCCTACATCAATTTGGACGTTTCACACAAAGCGTTCCCGTGCGCGTCCCCTCTGCTGAAGGTGATCAGCGACTTCAACCGTGGTAACCTGGATCAACTAAACAGGTGGGTGGTGGACGAGCTGCAAACCTTCCTGAAGGGTATGGACGTGGTTTACAAAAACCCGTCGGGCATTACGAAACGAATGCGATGCAATGGTTTGCGCGACCCTGCCAACCAACAGATGTTCAAAATGGACGATGGGACGCGTCTGTCGGTGGCGGATTATTTCGCCAGACACCTAAACTATCGACTACGCTACCCAAATCTTCCCGTCGTGCATGTCGGTAGTACCGTGCGTTCGGTGTACGTACCGGCCGAACTCTGCGATATACCAGGCGGACAGGCCTTGACCAAAAATCATCCGGAGGAATGTACCCGTGATATAATTCGCTACGCCGCAACCAATACGCAGACACGAAAGCAAAAGATTGTTGGCCTAGCGTCACAGATTCAGTACAACTCATGTCCGACACTGTTGGACTTTGGCATCGGCGTCGGTAAGGATTTCGAGCAGGTGCCGGCGCGCATCATCGATGCCCCACCGATCGAGTATGCGAGGAACGAGAAGATTGCTCCCCGGTCTGGTGTCTGGCGGGCGGAGGGTAAGAACTTTCTTCAACCCAGCACGGAACTGAGCCGAAAGTCGCTGCGCTGGCGTATACTGAACCTGGATGGATACACAAATGAAGCCACGGTGAAGAAGTTCGGAGAAATGTTGCAGCAGCAGGCTATACGATGCAACGTACAGATGGAACCGTTCGACATGGGCAGTACATACGTGTTGGTGCGTAACCCTGCTAATGCTCTGCGCGATATCGGTACACTGCTAGAAGGCATCAAGCAAGCAAATCCTGCGATCACGATTGTAATATTACCAAGTCGTGGTGATGCGTACGCGAAGGTTAAACAGAAGGCAGAGCTAGCCAGTGAGCGTATCGGCTTGCTGACACAGTGTGTAAAGGGTATGACGGTCGCAAAGAAGAGTACCGACATGAGCACTCTCAACAACATCATGTTGAAG ATAAACGCCAAAACAAATGGCGCAAACCACTGCATTTCGCAAGCCGCGGTACCACCATTGGGACGCGGAAATGTCATGTACATCGGTGCGGACGTCACACATCCACTCAGTGACGATGTACCGAGTGTGGTTGGTGTGACAGCGCTGTACGATACGATCGGTTTCCGGTACAATTGCAGCGTTCGGCTGCAAGGTGCGCGGGATGAAATGATCCGAGATCTGGAGAACATTGTGCACCGACAGCTGCAGCTGTACGAACAGTACAACAAAGTACTGCCGGAACGCATCATGTACTATCGCGACGGTGTGTCGGATGGGCAGTTTTCCGAAATTCTCACAATCGAGCTGCAGGCACTGCACGCAGCTATAGCGCGCGTCAAACCCGGCTACAAACCTGCGGTTACCTTCATCGTCGTGCAGAAGCGCCATCATACGCGATTCTTCCCACACGGTAACTGCCCGTCAGATGGCAAAAACTGTAATGTACCACCTGGTACGGTCGTCGACAGCGAGATCACGTTGCCGAATCGTTACGAATTCTATCTCGTGAGCCATGCGGCCGTGCAGGGTGTTGCCAAACCGACCAAGTACGTCGTGCTCTATGATGATTCATCCTGTAATCCGGATCACCTGCAAGCATTGACTTACAATCTGTGTCATCTGTTTGCACGGTGCAACCGGTCGGTTTCCTATCCGGCACCGACCTATTATGCCCATCTGGCGGCATACCGTGGTCGAGTGTACATTAAAGA TCGGCGCATTAACATGAATAATTTGGATGCAGCTTACCGGGACATTCAAATTATTTCCAGCGTCACTGATACTAATCCCATGTTCTTCGTAtaa